The following are encoded together in the Capsulimonas corticalis genome:
- a CDS encoding MrcB family domain-containing protein, translating into MPENSTTAEQRAAQTIAALLPDARQDISVIPILAAREEVLARFGAIFQPDRIASLELAQYRDFLKFENNKHWRGFLRRGVDARDIEALRAALTDLLDEGAPIAGRIDRATARVPGLSVAIATAILHIVSPAKYAPWSRTSAQALERLKLRPKFTRDATAGEKYEAINAVVVRLAERLSLHLWDLDTVFQYFVAGPTDEEELDEDGPQPPLVDTLSEVLHLQKHYTSQISNGAMRKRGHFVTRVAPKYLREFINPLRFPNYHFEYEGSNGNATCAKVPYVRIYSPEEAPTVAAAYSLVYLFAADGSAVYLSLNHSASESGVRANRERVNRARSLLLEKNFRARGLKFDIDLKDPRGQMCKSFEEGNVFAIEYKLPLPDESVLQEDLSDMLHGLYTIYHDGETPALAAPTPPSLQYSASGSAPGAYVRETPSDFSAAPKIAPPYSMSECAEETGISEKTIAEWLRAIERKGQAILYGPPGTGKTYAAQRLAKVLIAETEGFVELVQFHPSYAYEDFIYGIRPTPGAAGTLNLEPVPGRFVNFCRRARGVNGACVLIIDEINRANLSRVFGELMYLLEYRKETIDLAIGVPFSIPENVRIIGTMNTADRSLAVVDHALRRRFAFFALAPNYETLRKFHRAAGFPVDGLIGVLNRVNDAIDDPHYHIGISYFLRADIADHLPEIWTVEIEPYLEEFFFDQPQVVTSYRWPQVRDKILHG; encoded by the coding sequence ATGCCGGAGAATTCCACAACCGCAGAACAGCGAGCCGCGCAGACCATCGCCGCCTTGCTTCCCGACGCGCGTCAAGACATCAGCGTTATTCCGATCTTGGCGGCGCGGGAGGAAGTGCTGGCGCGATTCGGGGCGATATTTCAGCCGGACAGAATCGCTTCCCTGGAGTTGGCGCAATACAGAGACTTTCTCAAGTTTGAAAACAACAAGCATTGGCGAGGGTTTCTGCGGCGTGGGGTGGACGCGCGGGACATTGAGGCGCTTCGAGCGGCGCTGACGGATTTACTGGATGAAGGGGCGCCGATCGCCGGGCGCATCGATCGTGCGACGGCGCGCGTGCCTGGCCTCAGCGTCGCCATCGCCACCGCGATCCTCCATATTGTGTCGCCGGCGAAGTATGCGCCGTGGAGCCGGACGTCGGCGCAGGCGCTGGAGCGACTGAAGTTACGGCCGAAGTTTACGCGGGACGCGACGGCGGGTGAAAAGTACGAAGCGATCAATGCCGTGGTCGTTCGGCTTGCCGAGAGGCTCAGTCTGCACCTGTGGGACCTGGATACGGTCTTTCAATATTTCGTCGCGGGACCGACGGATGAGGAAGAGTTGGACGAAGACGGACCGCAGCCGCCCCTGGTCGATACTTTGTCCGAAGTGCTTCACTTACAGAAGCACTACACGTCTCAGATCTCCAATGGCGCGATGCGCAAGCGCGGTCACTTTGTCACGCGGGTCGCGCCGAAGTATCTGCGGGAGTTTATCAATCCGCTGCGCTTTCCCAATTACCACTTTGAATACGAAGGCTCCAACGGAAACGCGACCTGCGCGAAAGTCCCCTACGTTCGGATCTACTCGCCGGAGGAGGCGCCGACAGTCGCGGCGGCTTACTCGCTGGTCTACCTCTTCGCCGCCGACGGCTCCGCCGTTTATTTGTCGCTCAACCATAGCGCTTCGGAGAGCGGCGTCCGGGCGAATCGTGAGCGCGTGAACCGTGCGCGTTCGCTTCTGCTGGAGAAGAACTTCCGGGCGCGCGGTCTTAAGTTCGACATCGATCTGAAAGATCCCCGGGGCCAGATGTGCAAGTCGTTCGAGGAGGGAAATGTCTTCGCCATCGAATACAAGCTCCCTCTGCCGGACGAAAGCGTCCTCCAAGAGGACCTGTCGGACATGCTGCACGGCTTGTATACGATCTATCACGACGGCGAAACGCCCGCCCTCGCGGCGCCGACGCCGCCGAGCCTGCAATACAGCGCGTCCGGCTCCGCGCCAGGCGCATACGTGCGCGAGACGCCGTCCGATTTTTCCGCAGCTCCAAAGATCGCGCCGCCTTACTCCATGTCGGAATGCGCGGAGGAGACAGGGATTTCCGAGAAGACGATTGCGGAGTGGCTGCGCGCGATTGAGCGCAAAGGCCAGGCGATCCTTTACGGCCCTCCCGGAACTGGAAAGACATACGCCGCCCAGCGATTGGCGAAGGTTCTCATCGCGGAAACGGAAGGTTTCGTCGAACTCGTCCAATTTCATCCGTCCTACGCCTATGAGGACTTCATTTACGGCATCCGCCCCACCCCCGGCGCCGCCGGAACGCTCAATCTGGAGCCGGTCCCGGGACGTTTTGTGAACTTCTGCCGGCGAGCGCGCGGGGTAAACGGCGCATGCGTGCTGATCATCGACGAAATTAACCGCGCCAATTTGTCGCGCGTGTTCGGCGAGCTGATGTATCTGCTGGAGTATCGAAAAGAAACGATCGATCTCGCCATCGGCGTCCCGTTCTCCATTCCGGAGAACGTGCGGATCATCGGGACGATGAACACAGCCGACCGGTCCCTCGCCGTTGTCGACCACGCGCTGCGCCGCCGCTTCGCATTCTTCGCGCTCGCGCCCAATTACGAAACGCTGCGCAAGTTCCATCGCGCCGCCGGCTTCCCGGTCGATGGCCTGATCGGTGTGCTGAACCGCGTGAACGACGCCATCGACGATCCCCACTACCACATCGGTATCAGCTACTTTCTGCGCGCGGACATCGCGGACCATCTTCCGGAGATCTGGACGGTGGAAATCGAGCCCTATCTGGAGGAGTTTTTCTTCGATCAGCCCCAGGTGGTGACATCCTACCGGTGGCCGCAGGTTCGGGACAAGATCCTCCATGGCTAA